In Lodderomyces elongisporus chromosome 1, complete sequence, the DNA window AAAAGCCCTGTGGTTAATTGGAAAATGTCTtcaatataaaaaaatataccGTCTTGTGTATGGCAAGTTCAAGCTCAAGTGATTAGGTAATGGGTTGGAAGATTCAAAGAGTCACTGGATTGAATAGTGAATGAGAACTGTGCGCTGATTTCTGATTTCTACCCGTTGTATAACCcatgtttttttgtcattttttattgtcatttttttattgtcatttttttcttccgtCATCCTTCATCCTCTTCGCCtgcctcttttttttttttttttttttcattccaACTTTGTCAATCCCAATCCCAATCCCATTCAACTaattttatgttttttttaggaaataaaaaaaataaaagtaacaacaacaataaattAGTGTCAGTGTGGTAAAATCCAATGTCGCAGAAAACACTCATACAAATGCGATACACTTTGAATATTTAAAGCATACCTCTTTACAATACTGCAATTAGGTGGTGATCAAATTACTAATATTTCGTATGGAAGATTACAGAGTTTCAAAACATTAAAACTCATCACCTAATCCAATTGATTACGAGGGAACAAGATTAGAAATCTAATATGTTGACTCTCGATATAGATCCATACACAATACTTGTTACTAGTTTTCTCATCCTTGCTATACAGAAGCTAGTCACTGTGATTggtaaacaaaaaattcaattgtACATATGGCAGATCTACACAAAATACTTGTCACATAGCCAATCAATTAAGCAATTCAACCTCAAACAAAAGGAGATTAAGGACCTTACAAAACAGCAGAAACTGATTAGTGCACAGGATGAATATGCCAAATGGACGAAGATCAACCGGGCATTGGACAAACTAAAGCTCGAAGTGCAGGAGCTCAACGAGACGATTGCTGGAGAAAAGACTCGCATTGATAGTATCACGAAGTTGGCGATTACTTTGATTCTGACTTTAccaatttggtttttgcGCATATTTTGTCGAAAGACGGCATTGTTATACATCAGGAAAGGAATCTTGCCTGCATATCTAGAATGGTGGCTAGCATTGCCCTTTTTCAAGAGCGGTACAATTGGATTAACTTGCTGGATGTTTGTTGTCAATTCAGTCTTGAGCaatttaatctttttgattAGTTTCCCATTTACGCAGAAAGTTGAGAGACCAATTAAGCCAAAgaatgaacaaaaaacagaaagctAGAGATGATTCAAACCCAACAAGATTCTGCAATGGTAAAAACTCAAATAATGTATTAGTGCTTCTATACTAATATAATCAGTCACATACTTTCTCTCGTtacctttctctttctctttctctttctctttctctttctctttccattttgcttttagaagaacaaacagaagtggtaaaaaccaaaaaaaaaaaacaaaaaacaaaaaacaatgtATCATATTAACTCAACCGATTCTTCTAAACGTGTTTGCATCACCTCTTTAAGTTTGTTTCTTATATTTTCTGATTTCTTGGGGAACTTGTATGTATTGATCTTGCCCATCAAtgcatcttctttttgttgcaTCTCCAGTCTCATAAAAATCTCTTTGAATCCCAAATCGATGCTAATGTTCTTGAGACAAGTTTCATCAGCAACATTGTAGTACCAAGAATCGAAAATACTGACCCAGCACCTCATGTCTAGTGAATAACCGTAGATGCTGCTGCTAGCATCGGTCAACACATACGGTAGACCATTGGTATCATTCATTTCTATACTTTTCACCATGGGAGTGAGTATACTGCGGTTGGACATCTCGCTTAAATCTGTCGAGTTCAACACTGGCGCAATGGACACTTTCTTCATATATGCTTTCAATGTTCTCAAATTCCAACCATAGAACAACCCAGACCTCGTCAACACCAATAAATGGTCCTTTCTATACTTGGCAAACACCACATTCTCATGCAATTCTATAGTAGGCAAAATATAACGACCACTTTGTGCAGATACAATTTGTATACTACCATTGAATGAAAAGAGGACAAAAAATCGAAGTGAGACGCTTTTACCACTGTTACCAATATCACCTCCATCTTCATgttcatcaacaattggCATAACCAGCTGTATCCGAAATGGGAAGAATAAAGTAAATTGTCGcttattttcattatcattTGGATCATTATTGTAGACAACAACCTTTGTTGGATCATCAAAATCTCGATCCACCAGATTATGGTCACATCCATCCATACTCCATGGCTTTCCATTCCTAATTTCAATAGTTGTAGTTATATTTTCAACATCGTCGAGCATCAAGTCTGCATTAGCAATTTGTTTATGGTTGATTTTTGCCAACACAACTGAAAATACTAAATCCTCATCAAACTCAATCGAGGAACCTGCCGAGATTTCACTCAGCACATCCTTATTGTTGGCGTATGCCTTGTATATCTTACTCAATTCGCGATTCTGCAAAGCAACACTACTGAACAATTGCTGCGGCAAGTGTGTAACGTCTCGAAAGGTTGTGGGATATCTTTTTTCCAAGATTTTTCGTTTCTCCTTATTTTTCAATCGTCGAAGGGCAGACTCCGAAAGCTGCGATGcattattattagtatTGTCCTGTAGAGCAACCCCGCTTAAATCGTCAAAATCATTATTCATTCCTTGCTGCTCTTCAGACACCGTTGCATTAATTAAATCACGTCTCTTGATACCGCACACAACTGTTGAAATACCTGCCTTGGGGAGATTGTATGTCGGATGTGACAATTTTGAAGAGTTTGCGAGAAGTTTACGTTTCTTCAGAGCAAACACTTCTTCTCTTGGTTTACTCGAGCTTGAATTTGGTAAAGATGAAGACAGCGATTGTGTTAAGGCTGCATTAGATAAATGTGAGTACGacgaggaggaagaagaggagattgccgacgatgatgatgatgatgatgagacAAGCAAAGGCGCTACTCGCTTTTTTCCAGACTTGGTTATCGTCACAATTTGCTTCCGGAGACGAGCAGTGTCTATTGCAACTGATGGAACGAGCACCTGACTAGAGGGTTGTTTAGCCGTTGCGGATAAAGGTGTTGGCCCTGGCGCAGTTTTCAATGTCAGATTTAAAGGAgtagctgctgctgctgcttttgTATCAGACCCCTTTTGTGGCCGGTTTTGCAAAGGCATCATCAGCCTCAACGATAATGCTCTCGCgtcttttgctttctctTCTAATTGCAACTGCTCAACACTTTCTGGTAATATAGTAGACTCCCTATCCGTTCCGTATTTGTTCAACTGCTTGTCGATCAAATCAGCACTAATGACTTTACCCAATTCACCGATTTCAAATCGTACACACGTGATGGAGCCGTCTAAACAACTGAAATATAAGGTCTCACCATCAGGCGACCAGCAAATATCTGTAATAGAGTTGTATACGATATCCAGACAAACAACAATGGGCTTTGAATTGGAAGTGGACCAAATCGCCAAAGTCCTGTCTTGCCCACCCGTTGCTAAAATAGTTTGAAATTTTAACTCTTCAGTTTTTTTCTCATCATCCAAACTATCCAGAGCTTGGAATAAGCTTGGAGAAAATGAACACACTTCTACTGGTGCCTCATGACCAATGAGGGAAACGTCAGAGCCCCAATTACCTCGATTAATAATTGCAACAGAAGGAACTGGCCCATTTGTAGCATTGGGCACTGCAATATGCTGGCCATCCGGTGACCAACTCATCCTTCTAAAATATGATGTCAATGGCGACTTCTTAAATGGGTCAACCACAACGTGCTCCATTTGGAATTCATACTTGTTGTACTCGTTCAACTTTTTGTGGTATCTAAATATCCTCACGGTTCTATCATCCGACGCAGTGGCAAAAAATTTATTCGCAGGGTCAAACACAATACCCTTGACCATGGACTGATGGATATCGTACCGCTTGATTCTTTCAAAAGTAATTGCATTCCAGATTATTATTGATCGATCGAGCCCCACAGTGACTAGCAAATTGCCATCCAGAGACCAACAGATATCCTGGATATCATTATCATGGGCAACAAGCCTTTTTCTCACCGTCCAATGCTCAAGATCTTCTTGTTCAACACCAAATGCTTTCGGTCGCTGTGTATCATCTTTCTCCCATATAAGTACAATTTTATCATCTGAACCACTGGCTAACCAACGTCCATCTGGCGAAAACTTGAGTGAAGTCACCACTCCATTGTGTCTAGACATTGAGCATAGCGGTCGACAAAGCGACTTGTCTGGCAAATCTAGGTCGTTATGATCTGTTTCGACActggttgttgctgctgttgctacTGTTGCATTATTCAAATCGTGTGATGAAGGTGCGGATAATACTTGCgtctttttacttttggcTGCGAGTGTACCTTGTTCCAGTAATCTAAAAAACAGATTTATGGTTTGCACATCCCATATCTTGATATAGCCATCTAGTCCTCCTGAAGCCAAACGCGTACCATTGCTATTTATAGTCACAGAGTAACATtcaatgtttttgttctcgGCTATTTTTTCCGGTTGGAAAGAACTTGTTAGTATTTAATTGATCacatttttgcttttttgatTAATCTCCTTTCCTtgcttcccccccccccccccctcctctCCTCCTGACTTCAAATCATTGTCACCTGGGTATCCATAGTACATACTTCGATGGCCTAGCCATGGAATCTTTAAAATCTGCATCTCCGTTACAGCCTTTGCATGTGTAGATTGAGTGTGTTAGTGAGTGTGGTCAAAGAGTCGAGCGTGAAACTCTATAAAATGCGCAGctgtcgcatagcactgtcacaagtaacaagtgtacgactgctgagcatcggtttgagctggtagctcaccgataccagcggtttgagttcgtgacttgataggctatattccaactaagtgtaattgtcaatgatcgcacctataaaggtctcaatgctcataagttaagagagtaaattgtctcatacaaagtcactagtaaggagaatcgtgagagtatacactctgcacgttcacctagtgatttgtgttcaatgtagttgaccgtataaaatctatattttaccgatatttctatataatagtgataagttaattttaccacttctcgttcctatttatataaactcatcttgtttgaagtttcaagtttcctatgtcgtgcaatattctccaaatattcacttagcggaaacgagggcacagagcgtccaatgtgtgtcgcactgtgacatCCTCCCCCCCTTCAGAGTCTGAATGAGCGATACGGCCTTATTTTCATTGCATTtcggaaaaaattgatttgaggTAAAATAACTGTACAAATTGATGATAACCGTTGTGGCCTCCCCCCCTGCAAAGTAGAAAATCATTTTGTAGTACTAAGCGGAGCGGCAACAAACGGTTTCAACATCTCCCTAGTATACTGACGTTTCATGGGAATGCCTTGGAGGTTACTAAGATAGTAAATCCTCGACAGCACCTTCCGGACAACGAAAGGACCCGACCAATTCAAGCCCATCTTGTTGGTAGCAGCATCGTAAACTAAGACTAAGTCTCCTTTCTTGATCGGTACATTAGTGTCATAACGTTTGTCAAAAACTTCCTTCTGATGATCCCGATCGCGGCGTTGAGTTTCCTTAGCAGAGTCTTCCTGTTGTTTACGGAAATAAAACTGACCAACGCGGAACTTGAATAGTTCGTCCTCCGTGTATTGTTGTATATCAGATGGTGTTTGCATCAATGATTGGAGCAGATTATTaccttcaaatccaaaaaccaaGTATTGTGGTGTGAATCCCGTACGTTTACGAACCGTAGTACGATCCACCCACAATGCAGCATTCAAAACTTTGCTCAAATTCTTATTCTCTGGAACCAGTTTGATGAATCTGATAAGTCGTTTGTGCGACGCTTCGATCATCCCATTCCCCTGCGGATGGTACGGTACAGAATAAGATGGAGAAATGCCATAATTTGAGAGCAATTGCTGGAGGACCTCATTGTGAAATTCACGACCATTGTCGgttttcaaaacactaAAGGTTCCTACACGAGCAATAAAgtttgaataaataaagtcGGCTACTGCCTCTGCAGTAACCTTTGGTAAAACCTGAGCTTCGGGCCATCCCAGAAATTCGTCACGTGCAACGACAACAGTAGCGTCACGGAGCTTAACGCAGTCACAGACGATTGTATGAAACATACCAGCCGGGTAGTTCAAGTACAATGGATCCCGCTGCCTAGTTGCAGGTTGGTCCTTTTGACAATAAACACACCGTTTGATATAGTCGGCAAGTCTGCGATAGAGGTTCGGAATGTAGAATCCAGTATTTATTAGATTGAACGTAGTCTCAACTCCTGGGTGACCACGATCTCTATGAGCAAGATTGAATATGTGTTCAACCTGATTGTTCTCATAAACGACGCGTCGAGTGTATGAACCGGTCCGACCTAACTTGTAAAGGATTCCATCATGTAAATAGAACTCTAGTGCGCGGTTGATGAAACGTCTGGCGTCAGCAGGTGCGTTGTGCGAAACGGGAATGGTACGTGCCTCAAGGTACTTTCTAAGCGCTTGAAGTGGGATCTTCTTATAACTGTTATTAGGCTCAGCTTCAATGGTAACAACATTAACTTCTGCTAGTACTTTAGGATCCAACTTCGCCCTAAACTCGGCAATAGCTTCTCTGACCTCATAATGATCAGTCTGCGGAGTAGACGTGTGGCATCGGCTAAGAGCATCGGCAATGATGTTTTTCAGTCCATCAATGTGATGGATCTGATAGTTGAAGGTCCTGATGAAGTTCAACCATTTGTAAACCCGATTTACAAAGTGTGAATTATCGAGTGGTTTATTCATCACAAGGACAAGAGCTTTGTTGTCACAGTACAAATGAATGACCCCAGTAAATCCAAACAAGAGTGGATGGATTGCATCAAACGTCTTATAAATACTGAAAAGTTCCTTTTCGTAAATAGTATAGTTCTTTTCAGAACCATGGAACTTTCCAGAATAGCACAGGACTAGTTTCGATTCTCCAGCCGCATTGgtgttttgcaacacaCCACCCCAAGAGTCTGTCGAAGCATCAGTGTGGACAGTAATGAGGTCCTTAAAATTAAGGGGTTGGAGAATCGGTTGGTTGGTTAGTACTGTGATGATTTGGTGGAAAAACCGCTTAGTTGTAGGATCCCAATGAATCTGATGCTTGGGTTCCTTCCTTGCTTGATTGACTAAGTTGTAGAGGGGAGCAGTCAACTCAGCATGCCCTACAATCAACTGTCGGTAATAATTGACCAAGCCAAGCAAACTTTCTAGCTGTTTGACCGTGTTAGGGAGTGGGTAATTCAATAATGCATCCACTTGACCCCTAATTAACGTTTTCCCTGCAGGTGAAATATGGTATCCAAGAAAATCACATTCAGGTACAGCGATCTTTAACTTCGCAGGGTTAATCTTCAAGCCAGCATTGGTTAGAAGACGGAACACTTCGACAATCTTATCTAGGTGTTCTCGAACCAGTGAGTCGGTAAGTTCATCTACTTTGGGACCCACGATGGCAATGTCGTCAATAAAACACATCACATCCTTCGCAACTGGGCTCAAAATCTTTTGTAAGATAGAACTAAACTCACTTACTGAATTGATATATCCTTGAGGAAGGACAGCATACTTCAACAAACCTAACGGGCTGTTAAAACTGGTAACATCGCTAGTAGCAGCATCCAATggtatttgaaaatacGCATTCTGCACATCAATAGTACTTATAAACCAACAACCACTAATCTCTGTAGTGAGATCATCCACGGAGAGTGGGTGACCCCCTTCCAActccacatttttgttgagttCCCGAAGGTCAATCAACAATCGATGCCTTCCATCCTTCTTACTTATGAGAAACCATGGGTTCCGATAAGTCGCATCACTATAGACCAATTGCCCCTGTCGTATCATTTCTTGGAGAATCTCTACTGCAGCGGTACGTTTAGATCCTAATGGGATCGATTTCATCCGCCAGTGAACATTCGGATCTCGCAAGTTGATACGAACGGGAGGGTGTATTTCAGGCTTAAGTCTGCCAGGGTCTCCACCTTTAATGTAGAAGACATCAGACACCTCAGCACATTGGTCCACGAAATACCGAATATCATCTTCGCTCGCCCTAGACCCGGTAAATGCAGGTCGAAGCATCTCTGAAAGGGGAGGAATGACGACGGTTTGACTCACTTGGACAGTTGGAAATGAATCGATGTGGTAGTTAGAATCCCCATCGTAACGAATAGGGAATTTATGAATGTTGCCATTCGCGCGGAAACGTAACTCTCGtttatcaccatcatcagtAAACCCAATGGAGAGTTTGTGCGCATCTTGGAATGGCAACCCGAGTAGTACCTGACCAACAGGAATTTGCTCGTGCAAATAGAGGATTGCAGGTAAGGAGATGAAATGGACAGTAACATCTAAAAACACTCCCTGAGTAATTGCTTTGGTGTCATTATTAACACCTTGAACAAATACTGGCTGGCTCAAGGGAAAAGGCTTAATTGGTAACCCTTTTAGTGTTTGCGGGTTGATCAAACTCAACTGGGCCGCGGTGTCgtatttcatttctatCCTACGGCCATGTATGGATGCGGGGAAACAGAGTAGTTCTTGAGTGACCCCTGGTTGGTGGTAGCCTGTCGAAGTGGTCGTCAGATTTACTTCAGTAACAACtggtttcttcttgaacTTGGCAATACCATCCTTAAGGGCTTTCTGCAAAACATCTCTGTCAACCAACATAGCTTTAGTACTTTCTCTCATCATGGCTCGAGCATCATCGTGCATTCCCAAATACTTCGAAAGATCCATAAACACGAAGAAGTTATGTTTCATGGCATCTTTGAATGCAGCCTGTTTGTCTAGTATGGTCAATTTACTAGTACGTACTCGGCGCTGACTTTTCCGCTGTGGATCAGTGGAATCGTCAGCAAGGTGGTGTGGTTGGTCGGACGTTGCACTTAATTTGGCAAGCTCATCTAGCTGATTCTCTCTCAAGATGTCTTCGACACTAAAGAGTTTAATTGAATCGTCAGCCACTGGGGAGTCAACTCCATCATCAGCGGTAGCATTTGCCTGTTCCTCATTAAGTGGttcattaacaacaacgtCAGATTTCACCTTAGGCACTTCTTCTTGAGGGTGACTCATCATGTTTCCATTCTCCGGTGGCGTAGAAGTCTGTtcaattccttttccttcggATAGGAATAACTTTAACTCTTCATCAGGATCTACGGTGTCCTCCATGGCTAGGTTTTCTAATTCCCTATCCATTGTCAGTGCGGAGGGTTCGAACCGAATACCAGCCGAGCTAGGTTCTTCATACTCGTAGTCTGGGTCTACGTCTATGTTTTCATCTGGAAACTGGAGTTCCAGGAATGGTAAATGTGAGTCATAGGGTGGAGACTGCTCTCCGATCGGCGGGGACTCAGTGTCTAATTCCCGTCGGGACTCCTGCATAGATTGCTCTGTTACAGGGCTAGGTGCGCTTTCACGCTCCACTCTCTCCATCTCCTGCCGTTGTCTAACTGCTGCATTGAGTTGCTGTTTCACCTTATCAGCCTTCAACTTATTGTGAGCATCTTTTCGCGAGCTAGGGAGATGGGCTTTCTTCGCAGTCCAATCCTTCACTACCTTCTTAGCAGATTGAGCATTGGCTGCGTGCACCAAGTAAACCGGGACGTCATCAATCATGATGGGTCCGGGTTTAATCACTTCATCTATTGAATCAGACATTATATGAGAATTAGATTGCATCACTTCTGTCGGTAATCGTTCGTGGTGGGTATTTTCTCTAgagttactagtgactGTACTCTTAGGAATAACCTCTACCTCCATAACTTGTGCTGCCTTGGACTTACTTTGTTGGGGGCGTGCGATGCCTCGCATTAGAACTTAGAGATTTCAAGCTCAGGTGTTTTAAAAGGGGACACTTATAGAAATCCATGACCAACGGTTCACCGTTTGCTAAGTAATACTTCCCATCGACTTTCTTTACCAACTTTTCATCCAAAGCAGTCACCAATAAGTGGCAACTATCAACAGTGTGTCTGTACTTTCCACAAAAATTACATTTAGTAGTCTTTTGTGATTTGTCACCTTTAGACACCAGTGTAGTACCggcatctttttcttcgtcatctGAGATAAGATGCATCCTCGTTTGAAATGTTGCATTAACAGCATCCCAGATCCTCTCAAATGTCAAATCGTATGATTTGACACCTTGAATGATTTTATCGTTAGGTTTATTCTTGAGGAGTCCAAGGCCAATCTTTATGATCGACGCATCTTCAAACGTGACTATTGGTCCAGTCCTTCCCGGCTTTTCGATTTTAACTTCCGGGGTCATATACATGATTATTTGATCCATGACACTACCCATCCTTTCGAAAAGGGTCTTAAAGATTGAGATCCATGTTTCCTGTGCTAGGTGAGATGTATTGGTGATCctcaaatactttttgaCAGCAATACCAATAATGGTCATTTTCACTCTAGGattatgtttctttttcaaagcatCATGGATAGCAGtcataacatcagtaactTGGTTCGTTTCTGGAGGAGTGCCCCCATTGCCCAAGATAGGTAAGTAATCAACCACCGGTTGTTCAAAGGGGCCCTCACTCTTACATGACATCTCAATCATGTCCTTCAACGACTCTGACTTCGTCAAATTAGCTCCGTTCCTTAACTCATTAATGATGAGCTTATCAGGAACACCGTAGGTGTGTTTGTGCCACAAAACCGACTTTAACCAGAACATGAAACCTTCCTCATCGGAGAACTTCAAAGGGACACGTTTTGCAATGTCATACTGACCGAGTGCCATATTGTCATTTTGAGTTCTCCCTTGTTTGGCAAGGAGTTTGTCGTAGTACGCCATGAATGCCTTTTCGACAGCTATGTCTGGGACTCGAATGTATGGAATTACCCTGACGTCTTCCCCATGAGGGTACCTCTGTCTTGCCTCGTTTATGATTTGACAAGCTTCTTCATGGCCTTCAACCCAGAATCCGCTATGGACTACTTCTCCATGGTAAAGGATACCATCGTAAGATGCAACAGATCTATCAGATCCATAAGCACTAGGAGTACCACTTTGACGGGATTGGTGAGTCAAGGGTGAAGCGAGTGAGTGTGGCCTCGAGGTAGGGAAGTTACGTCCTGGTGAAAATGTGTGTTCTTCCGGATGAACTTTCATTTGCACGTCAGTTGGCAGGGTTATGCTGTTGTTATCATCCGAAATCTGGGCCTTGTTAGCCTCATCGTTCCTAGCTGGTA includes these proteins:
- the HIR1 gene encoding HIR complex subunit (BUSCO:EOG09260U6R), with protein sequence MTENKNIECYSVTINSNGTRLASGGLDGYIKIWDVQTINSFFRLSEQGTLAAKSKKTQVLSAPSSHDLNNATVATAATTSVETDHNDLDLPDKSLCRPLCSMSRHNGVVTSLKFSPDGRWLASGSDDKIVLIWEKDDTQRPKAFGVEQEDLEHWTVRKRLVAHDNDIQDICWSSDGNLLVTVGLDRSIIIWNAITFERIKRYDIHQSMVKGIVFDPANKFFATASDDRTVRIFRYHKKLNEYNKYEFQMEHVVVDPFKKSPLTSYFRRMSWSPDGQHIAVPNATNGPVPSVAIINRGNWGSDVSLIGHEAPVEVCSFSPSLFQASDSLDDEKKTEELKFQTILATGGQDRTLAIWSTSNSKPIVVCSDIVYNSITDICWSPDGETLYFSCLDGSITCVRFEIGELGKVISADLIDKQLNKYGTDRESTILPESVEQLQLEEKAKDARALSLRSMMPLQNRPQKGSDTKAAAAATPLNSTLKTAPGPTPLSATAKQPSSQVLVPSVAIDTARLRKQIVTITKSGKKRVAPLLVSSSSSSSSAISSSSSSSYSHLSNAALTQSSSSSLPNSSSSKPREEVFASKKRKLLANSSKLSHPTYNLPKAGISTVVCGIKRRDLINATVSEEQQGMNNDFDDLSGVALQDNTNNNASQLSESALRRLKNKEKRKILEKRYPTTFRDVTHLPQQLFSSVALQNRELSKIYKAYANNKDVSSEISAGSSIEFDEDLVFSVVLAKINHKQIANADLMLDDVENITTTIEIRNGKPWSMDGCDHNSVDRDFDDPTKVVVYNNDPNDNENKRQFTLFFPFRIQSVMPIVDEHEDGGDIGNSGKSVSLRFFVLFSFNGSIQIVSAQSGRYILPTIELHENVVFAKYRKDHLLVLTRSGLFYGWNLRTLKAYMKKVSIAPVLNSTDLSEMSNRSILTPMVKSIEMNDTNGLPYVLTDASSSIYGYSLDMRCWVSIFDSWYYNVADETCLKNISIDLGFKEIFMRSEMQQKEDALMGKINTYKFPKKSENIRNKLKEVMQTRLEESVELI
- the GET1 gene encoding GET complex subunit get1, coding for MLTLDIDPYTILVTSFLILAIQKLVTVIGKQKIQLYIWQIYTKYLSHSQSIKQFNLKQKEIKDLTKQQKSISAQDEYAKWTKINRALDKLKLEVQELNETIAGEKTRIDSITKLAITLISTLPIWFLRIFCRKTALLYIRKGILPAYLEWWLALPFFKSGTIGLTCWMFVVNSVLSNLIFLISFPFTQKVERPIKPKNEQKTES